A genomic window from Maledivibacter sp. includes:
- a CDS encoding DUF3793 family protein, giving the protein MPKCTETCLLAYKTNDNFIGWLVEILGPVLIGSKPAELLSFPKHDKHVLRKIEDIHKHIGKCKRITYKLFNFKNNSIKILFYNPKALDKNLKDFRNMKFLKTLGYPRRYDLDTYVEFIVEKMRNGVIPHEIGVFLGYPLKDIMGFIGHPSLKLTKINGWRVYGDPTLSDKRLNEFLEAKSRIRKLLQSNKPEKLLAFI; this is encoded by the coding sequence GTGCCTAAATGTACTGAAACCTGCTTGTTAGCCTATAAAACAAATGACAATTTTATCGGATGGCTTGTTGAAATATTAGGGCCAGTACTTATAGGTTCAAAGCCTGCTGAATTGCTTAGCTTTCCAAAGCATGATAAGCACGTTCTCAGAAAAATTGAGGATATACATAAGCATATAGGAAAATGTAAAAGGATCACATACAAGTTATTTAATTTTAAAAATAATAGTATAAAAATCCTATTCTATAATCCTAAAGCTTTAGATAAAAATTTAAAGGATTTTAGAAATATGAAATTTTTAAAAACCCTAGGGTATCCTCGAAGATATGATTTAGATACCTATGTAGAATTTATTGTAGAAAAAATGAGAAATGGTGTAATTCCCCATGAAATAGGAGTCTTCTTAGGATATCCATTGAAGGACATAATGGGATTTATAGGGCATCCCTCCCTAAAGCTTACTAAAATTAATGGGTGGAGAGTTTATGGAGACCCTACCTTATCAGACAAAAGGCTCAATGAATTTTTAGAAGCTAAAAGCAGGATAAGAAAGCTTCTTCAATCCAATAAGCCGGAAAAACTTTTGGCTTTTATATAG
- a CDS encoding flavodoxin, with product MKKATIIYWSGTGNTEMMANAVAEGVKAIGNDVEVVSVEDANKDMVINSELIALGCPSMGAEVLEEELMEPFVESLSDVDFSGKKVALFGSYDWGDGEWMRSWAERMKEYGASLVEEEGLIVHLTPDDEGIDDCKALGEQLARA from the coding sequence ATGAAAAAAGCAACTATTATATACTGGAGTGGTACTGGTAATACTGAAATGATGGCAAATGCCGTTGCAGAAGGAGTAAAGGCTATAGGAAATGATGTAGAGGTAGTTAGTGTAGAGGATGCCAATAAAGATATGGTTATAAATTCTGAATTGATAGCTCTTGGCTGCCCATCTATGGGAGCAGAAGTTTTAGAGGAAGAGTTAATGGAGCCCTTCGTTGAGTCCCTTAGTGATGTAGATTTTTCAGGTAAGAAAGTTGCTCTATTTGGTTCTTATGACTGGGGCGATGGAGAATGGATGAGAAGCTGGGCAGAAAGAATGAAAGAATATGGAGCTAGTTTAGTGGAAGAAGAAGGTTTAATCGTTCACTTAACTCCCGACGATGAGGGTATAGATGATTGTAAGGCATTAGGAGAGCAGTTAGCAAGGGCATAA
- a CDS encoding HD-GYP domain-containing protein: MVHDIEELSEDFEVYHDIIQCLVGALEAKDLYTRGHSNRVGDMSYELAKCIGIKGEELNTIHIAGHLHDIGKIGVPDKILNKKGKLSESEWKAIKRHPRIGSDILDCSDTLRVISKLVLHHHERWDGKGYPCGLKGEDIPLGSRIITICDSIDAMISQRAYRKPMSWETCKKEIQDNKGIQFDPFIVESMDVLWEYWQQRYYCK; the protein is encoded by the coding sequence ATGGTTCATGATATAGAAGAACTATCAGAAGACTTTGAAGTGTATCATGATATAATCCAGTGTTTAGTAGGAGCGCTTGAGGCAAAGGATTTATATACAAGAGGACATTCCAATAGAGTAGGGGATATGTCATACGAGCTTGCAAAGTGTATTGGAATAAAAGGAGAAGAACTTAATACTATACATATAGCTGGACATTTACATGATATAGGAAAAATCGGTGTACCCGATAAGATATTGAATAAAAAGGGGAAGCTTAGTGAAAGCGAATGGAAGGCAATCAAAAGACATCCTAGAATTGGTAGCGATATTCTAGATTGCTCCGATACTCTTAGGGTCATATCTAAGCTTGTTCTACATCATCATGAAAGATGGGATGGTAAAGGATACCCCTGTGGTTTAAAGGGAGAAGATATTCCCTTAGGATCTAGAATTATAACTATATGTGATTCTATAGATGCTATGATATCACAAAGAGCTTATAGGAAACCCATGTCTTGGGAAACATGCAAAAAAGAAATTCAAGATAATAAGGGTATACAATTTGATCCCTTTATAGTTGAATCAATGGATGTATTGTGGGAATATTGGCAACAAAGGTATTATTGCAAATAG
- a CDS encoding Crp/Fnr family transcriptional regulator, which translates to MDIILNDKELDSLNSCPLFENISTKDTRENILNMGCFKRNYLKKSILLDFDHDFKGIGILLSGEITVNIFYENGNHLPLRCIRPSEVFGLSYFLNNDSHEIITFITNTDSTVLFINEDCLLTLLKNSPILLQNYLNYMNGRIKFLISKIVFFNLSNNKQKICHFLLNECSKTSSRDCCLNLPKSTLCEYLGIGRTSFYRELNALADNSAIEVKNNGVITIDSKKLIDILNNRCS; encoded by the coding sequence ATGGATATTATTTTAAACGACAAAGAATTAGATTCCCTCAATAGCTGCCCTTTATTTGAAAATATCTCTACTAAAGATACCAGAGAAAATATATTGAACATGGGCTGCTTCAAAAGAAACTACTTGAAGAAGTCAATTTTATTAGATTTTGACCACGATTTCAAAGGAATTGGCATTTTACTATCGGGGGAAATAACAGTAAATATATTTTATGAAAATGGAAATCACCTACCCTTGAGATGTATTAGGCCCTCGGAGGTTTTTGGATTATCCTACTTTTTAAATAATGACAGTCATGAAATAATTACTTTCATAACCAATACAGATTCTACGGTTCTATTTATAAATGAAGATTGTTTGCTGACATTATTAAAAAACTCACCCATATTACTTCAGAACTATTTAAACTATATGAATGGACGTATAAAGTTTTTGATATCAAAGATCGTATTTTTCAATTTATCCAACAACAAGCAGAAAATTTGTCACTTTTTACTTAATGAATGCTCCAAAACTTCTTCAAGGGATTGTTGTCTAAATCTACCTAAAAGTACTCTTTGTGAATACTTAGGTATAGGTAGAACTTCATTTTACCGTGAACTTAATGCCCTTGCCGATAATAGTGCAATCGAAGTGAAAAATAATGGTGTCATTACCATTGATTCCAAAAAGCTGATCGATATTTTGAATAATAGATGCAGTTAA
- a CDS encoding ABC transporter substrate-binding protein, translating into MKKRISVFLMLISCIALVSMVSGCSNSSPETKPVQKEEQASDKNEVKTEDTNESLDKQASDVKGKTIIDQNEREVVLPEKTDNVVMTALPLPSIYALTGESVDKIVGMHPGSKSAIENSIMGKMTPELINKETGFIEGTDLNIEEVLKLEPDIAFYWGSYTNQQEQWEKAGIPAIAVKTQGGGDALETLSSWLKIFGKVFDKESKVDEVIKYGEKTLADIQTKTDGIADGEKSKSVILFKHSESEIVVPGKGHYGQFWIEATGGYNVAREINVTANVNMEQVYKWNPKIIFISSFTETMPQDLYDNNIKGQDWSKVDAVKNKRVYKIPVGVYRWYPPSGDVPLMMKWMAKHQYPELFEDLNMKEETKQYYKTFYNYELKDDDVEGILNPAKEAANGTGGLSKQ; encoded by the coding sequence ATGAAAAAAAGAATTAGTGTATTTTTAATGTTGATATCATGCATTGCACTTGTAAGTATGGTAAGTGGATGTAGTAATAGCTCACCTGAAACAAAACCAGTACAAAAAGAAGAACAGGCTTCTGATAAAAATGAAGTAAAAACAGAGGATACAAATGAATCATTGGATAAACAAGCATCGGATGTGAAAGGGAAAACTATTATTGATCAAAATGAACGGGAAGTTGTTTTACCAGAAAAAACTGATAATGTAGTTATGACGGCGTTACCTTTACCTAGTATATATGCCCTTACTGGAGAATCCGTTGATAAAATTGTGGGCATGCATCCTGGGTCTAAAAGTGCCATAGAAAATTCTATCATGGGCAAGATGACGCCAGAACTCATAAATAAAGAAACAGGCTTCATAGAAGGAACTGATTTGAATATAGAAGAGGTGCTTAAGCTTGAGCCTGATATTGCATTTTATTGGGGTTCATATACAAATCAGCAAGAGCAATGGGAAAAGGCAGGCATACCTGCAATTGCAGTTAAGACACAGGGTGGAGGAGATGCCCTTGAAACCTTAAGCTCATGGCTCAAAATATTTGGAAAAGTCTTTGATAAAGAGTCTAAAGTAGATGAAGTAATAAAATATGGAGAAAAAACCTTAGCTGATATTCAAACAAAAACCGATGGAATTGCAGATGGGGAAAAATCAAAATCAGTAATATTATTTAAGCATAGTGAATCAGAGATTGTAGTACCTGGAAAAGGACATTACGGACAATTTTGGATTGAAGCAACGGGAGGATACAATGTAGCACGTGAGATTAATGTTACAGCTAATGTTAATATGGAGCAAGTCTATAAGTGGAATCCGAAGATAATATTCATTAGTAGCTTTACTGAAACCATGCCCCAGGATTTATATGATAATAATATAAAAGGACAGGATTGGAGTAAAGTAGATGCAGTGAAGAATAAAAGAGTATATAAAATACCCGTTGGGGTTTATCGTTGGTATCCACCAAGTGGAGATGTGCCTCTAATGATGAAGTGGATGGCCAAGCATCAGTATCCCGAGCTTTTCGAGGATTTGAATATGAAGGAAGAAACAAAGCAGTATTATAAAACTTTTTATAACTATGAATTAAAGGATGATGACGTAGAAGGTATTTTAAATCCTGCTAAAGAAGCTGCTAATGGTACCGGAGGGTTATCAAAACAGTAA
- a CDS encoding iron ABC transporter permease, which produces MDLTEKVLGDISQIEESEVKKKRKRTMVFTGMIVAAIGCMLISLCVGRYRVTPLTAYKVLLSKIIPVKQSWSDIEETVILNVRLPRIILAMFIGGGLSAAGASNQAMFGNPLVSPHILGVSYGAGLGAALGILLSGNIVIIQTMAIIFGILGIMLTYTISKKKSGMQLFMLVLSGTIVGALFQALISLIKYVADPEEKLPTIVYWLMGSLSGTSATDLKLGIPLITIALAMLYIIRWKMNILSLHEDEAKSLGVNVNRLRTIIIISTTVISATAVSLCGIIGWIGLVIPHLARMMVGNNHKYLIPASICLGSFYLLIIDNIARTITAAEIPLSILTAIVGAPFFIFLLRKTGGKWNDA; this is translated from the coding sequence ATGGATTTAACAGAAAAGGTATTGGGTGATATATCGCAAATAGAAGAGAGTGAAGTTAAGAAAAAAAGAAAAAGAACTATGGTGTTTACGGGTATGATAGTTGCGGCTATAGGCTGTATGTTGATTTCCCTATGCGTAGGAAGGTATAGGGTTACACCTTTGACGGCATACAAGGTACTTTTGTCAAAGATTATTCCTGTAAAACAAAGTTGGAGCGACATAGAGGAAACTGTTATTCTAAATGTCAGGTTACCTAGAATTATTTTAGCCATGTTTATTGGAGGAGGCTTATCAGCTGCCGGGGCTTCAAATCAAGCTATGTTTGGCAATCCCCTGGTAAGCCCCCATATTCTAGGGGTATCCTATGGTGCAGGATTAGGTGCCGCATTAGGGATATTATTATCCGGTAATATAGTTATTATACAGACTATGGCCATTATATTTGGTATATTAGGCATTATGCTGACCTACACAATCAGCAAGAAGAAATCTGGTATGCAGCTTTTTATGCTCGTATTATCAGGAACCATTGTCGGTGCATTATTCCAAGCTTTGATTTCCCTAATAAAATATGTTGCAGATCCAGAGGAAAAGCTACCTACTATTGTATATTGGCTGATGGGAAGCTTGTCGGGAACATCCGCAACTGATTTGAAATTGGGAATACCATTGATCACAATTGCGCTTGCAATGCTTTATATCATTAGGTGGAAGATGAACATATTGTCTTTACATGAAGATGAAGCGAAATCCTTGGGAGTAAATGTAAATAGGCTAAGGACTATTATAATTATTTCTACAACCGTTATTTCTGCCACAGCTGTGTCCCTATGTGGGATTATAGGATGGATTGGGTTAGTCATCCCCCATTTAGCTAGAATGATGGTAGGAAATAATCATAAGTATCTTATTCCAGCTTCCATATGCTTAGGTAGTTTTTACTTACTTATTATAGATAATATAGCAAGAACTATTACAGCCGCTGAAATACCATTATCAATATTGACTGCCATAGTAGGAGCGCCATTTTTTATCTTTTTATTACGTAAAACAGGAGGAAAATGGAATGATGCTTAA
- a CDS encoding ABC transporter ATP-binding protein produces the protein MMLKVVNGTYGYDKGPNLFSNLSFKVETGEILTILGPNGVGKTTLLKCILGLFKWRKGNTIINDLEADKITASEFWKDISYVPQAKSMIFPYTVLEMVLMGRAPYLGSMSSPRKEDIAIAKRAIEEVGISRLMYKSCGAISGGELQLVLIARALTSAPKILVLDEPESNLDMKNQLLVLGIIEKLKKGKNISCIINTHYPNHALRISDNTLMLGGNGRHLFGNTREIITEENIKAFFEVKTRIIEWENEGEKAQMLFPVKLANEI, from the coding sequence ATGATGCTTAAAGTAGTTAACGGTACATATGGGTATGATAAAGGCCCAAATCTTTTTTCAAATCTAAGCTTTAAGGTTGAAACGGGAGAAATACTTACTATACTTGGGCCTAATGGTGTAGGGAAAACGACCTTACTGAAATGTATATTAGGACTATTTAAATGGAGAAAAGGGAATACAATTATAAATGATTTAGAAGCAGATAAGATAACGGCTTCGGAGTTTTGGAAGGATATAAGCTATGTACCCCAAGCTAAAAGCATGATATTTCCATATACTGTATTGGAAATGGTCTTGATGGGAAGAGCGCCTTATCTAGGATCAATGTCTTCACCCCGTAAAGAGGATATAGCTATTGCCAAAAGAGCCATTGAAGAGGTGGGGATATCAAGGTTAATGTACAAATCCTGTGGGGCCATAAGTGGTGGGGAGCTTCAGTTGGTACTCATAGCCAGGGCATTGACTTCAGCTCCCAAAATATTGGTCTTAGATGAGCCAGAATCTAATTTGGATATGAAGAATCAGCTTTTAGTGCTTGGGATAATAGAAAAGCTCAAGAAGGGAAAAAACATTTCTTGCATTATCAATACCCATTATCCTAATCATGCACTGCGTATTTCCGACAACACATTGATGTTAGGTGGAAATGGCAGACATCTATTTGGGAATACCCGTGAAATTATTACAGAAGAGAATATTAAGGCATTCTTTGAAGTGAAAACTCGAATAATTGAATGGGAAAATGAGGGGGAAAAAGCACAAATGTTGTTTCCTGTAAAGCTGGCAAATGAAATATAA
- a CDS encoding nitrogenase iron protein NifH — protein MRKIAVYGKGGIGKSTITSSLAAAISQLGYRVVQIGCDPKADSTINLTNGKRLTPVIQYLKENGSCESLDEIAVKGYNDIVCIEAGGPTPGIGCAGRGIIMAFETLEDLDAFEEFKPDFVFYDVLGDVVCGGFAMPIRDGYADEVIIVTSGEKMALFAAGNIKMAIDSFGDKGYGKLRGVILNKRNIENEEEIVSKYVKDMDTKIIGIIPRDGNIQKYEEQNMTVIQGDMELPISHKIMDIAKSIVEGSEIQ, from the coding sequence ATGAGAAAAATTGCTGTATATGGTAAAGGTGGGATAGGTAAGTCTACAATAACTAGCTCCTTAGCGGCGGCAATATCACAATTGGGTTATAGGGTTGTACAGATTGGCTGTGACCCAAAGGCAGATTCCACGATTAACCTTACCAATGGTAAAAGGCTAACACCTGTCATCCAATATCTAAAGGAGAATGGTAGCTGTGAGTCTTTAGATGAGATCGCTGTTAAAGGATATAACGACATAGTCTGTATAGAGGCTGGAGGACCTACGCCTGGTATTGGATGTGCAGGACGAGGAATAATTATGGCATTTGAGACCTTGGAGGATTTAGATGCCTTTGAGGAATTTAAACCGGATTTCGTATTTTATGATGTTCTAGGAGATGTAGTTTGTGGTGGCTTTGCAATGCCTATTAGAGATGGATATGCAGATGAGGTTATTATCGTTACATCGGGTGAAAAGATGGCCTTATTTGCAGCGGGTAATATAAAGATGGCTATTGATAGCTTTGGAGATAAGGGCTATGGCAAACTACGAGGGGTGATATTGAACAAAAGAAATATTGAGAATGAGGAAGAAATCGTTTCAAAATATGTAAAGGACATGGATACTAAAATCATAGGCATTATACCGAGGGATGGAAATATTCAAAAATATGAAGAACAAAACATGACTGTTATTCAAGGAGATATGGAATTGCCTATATCACATAAGATAATGGATATAGCAAAATCTATTGTTGAAGGTAGTGAAATTCAATGA
- a CDS encoding nitrogenase component 1, protein MKGLYSVLPPFAPDYSGVSSVFFELGGVMVINGADGCTGNVTGYDEPRFYNSSACVCSSGLREIHAVTGDESFIIERLKNEKGEFVALASTPTPVVIGMDQMALAQKISSELGVPVYHFDTTGTYTYEKGASEALATIAENMLIDTDEKIDDSVNLLGVTPLDYWNEAQLENIKGALRERGIHINSCWAMGSSLEEIRHSLKAKVNLVLSISALEAARIMKKKYDMPYVIGVPIGANYSDVVADEIKGNIDSDTKKKEIMKKASNVNKILIIGDQVLSNSIRNAIKLEYDIEDIKVVSFFHMDRDLMEDTDEFIDSEDCLEELLKKSDFDLIIGDPLFKKFLSADEKKNYVELPHLAVSSRLYWDNYVCHTGEAGMEFLRKSI, encoded by the coding sequence ATGAAAGGATTATATAGTGTATTACCGCCCTTTGCACCGGACTATTCTGGAGTCAGTTCAGTATTTTTTGAATTGGGTGGAGTAATGGTTATAAATGGTGCAGATGGTTGTACGGGAAACGTAACTGGATATGATGAACCAAGATTTTATAACAGCTCAGCCTGTGTTTGTAGCTCTGGACTTAGGGAGATACATGCAGTGACAGGGGATGAGAGCTTTATTATTGAGCGACTCAAAAATGAAAAAGGGGAGTTTGTTGCATTGGCATCTACACCTACACCCGTTGTTATAGGTATGGATCAAATGGCCCTTGCCCAGAAAATTTCTTCGGAGCTTGGTGTCCCCGTTTATCATTTTGACACAACAGGGACCTATACATATGAAAAGGGAGCGTCGGAGGCCCTTGCCACAATTGCTGAAAACATGTTAATTGATACTGATGAAAAAATAGATGATAGTGTTAATCTCTTGGGGGTGACTCCCCTAGATTATTGGAATGAAGCTCAGCTTGAAAATATCAAAGGAGCTTTGAGGGAAAGGGGAATACATATTAATTCTTGTTGGGCTATGGGTTCGTCCTTAGAAGAAATTAGACATTCACTAAAGGCTAAGGTCAATCTTGTACTTTCCATATCTGCCCTTGAGGCGGCAAGGATTATGAAGAAAAAATATGATATGCCCTATGTAATAGGTGTTCCTATTGGAGCAAATTATTCCGATGTGGTGGCGGATGAAATCAAGGGAAATATAGATTCAGATACAAAGAAAAAAGAGATAATGAAAAAGGCGTCTAATGTAAATAAAATCCTTATTATAGGGGATCAAGTCCTTTCCAATTCCATAAGAAATGCAATAAAACTTGAATATGACATTGAGGATATAAAGGTAGTATCCTTTTTTCATATGGACAGGGATTTAATGGAAGACACCGATGAATTTATTGATTCAGAGGATTGTTTAGAGGAATTACTAAAAAAATCTGACTTTGATCTAATTATTGGAGATCCATTATTCAAAAAATTTCTTAGTGCAGATGAAAAGAAAAATTATGTTGAACTACCTCATTTAGCCGTGTCTAGTCGATTATATTGGGATAACTATGTCTGTCATACCGGGGAAGCCGGTATGGAGTTTCTAAGAAAGTCAATATAA
- a CDS encoding ABC transporter substrate-binding protein: MKKLITITLMVILGISIVGCKAETKDDVTNASETKNKIEESKDATAQKQENEKETKSRVIIDQNGREVEMPDKIERIVTGRILPFPAVWFLATGSTDEIVGIHPASKSAAENSILKKMAPSILEAKTNFIQGNEMNIEEIYKLNPDIVFMYGDSGNKLDEIEGKGINAVGIKTMSIAKGDSVETLNSWLELLGQMTNQEERAGEIIDYGRRVQQGIDKKLESMEEDKKKKGLMIFTYADKGIVVSGKGFFGNHWLKATGAVDVAENDINIKSAVNMEQIYKWNPEIIYITNFTDVQPEDLYNNTIDGQDWSKVKAVQNKQVYKIPLGIYRWFPPCGDSPLMLKWLAQKNYPKIFNDYKIEDEIKTYYKEFYDYELTDDEVNKILNPSRAASEGYN, from the coding sequence ATGAAGAAATTGATTACCATAACTTTAATGGTAATACTTGGGATATCCATTGTTGGATGCAAGGCAGAAACAAAGGATGATGTGACAAATGCTAGTGAAACTAAGAACAAAATAGAAGAAAGTAAAGATGCCACAGCTCAAAAACAAGAAAATGAAAAGGAAACAAAGTCAAGGGTAATAATAGATCAAAATGGTCGTGAAGTCGAGATGCCAGATAAAATTGAGAGAATTGTTACAGGAAGGATATTACCATTTCCTGCTGTTTGGTTTTTAGCTACTGGATCTACAGATGAAATTGTAGGAATTCATCCCGCATCAAAAAGTGCAGCGGAAAACTCAATACTCAAAAAAATGGCTCCATCTATATTAGAAGCTAAAACAAATTTCATACAGGGAAATGAAATGAACATTGAGGAGATATATAAGTTGAATCCTGATATTGTTTTTATGTATGGAGACTCAGGTAATAAATTGGATGAAATTGAAGGCAAGGGTATAAATGCGGTTGGAATAAAGACTATGTCCATCGCCAAGGGTGATTCCGTAGAAACTCTTAATTCTTGGTTGGAGCTGCTTGGTCAGATGACTAATCAAGAGGAAAGAGCTGGAGAAATAATTGACTATGGACGAAGAGTGCAACAGGGGATTGACAAGAAATTGGAGTCCATGGAAGAAGACAAGAAAAAGAAAGGACTAATGATCTTTACTTATGCCGATAAAGGTATAGTTGTTTCCGGTAAAGGATTTTTTGGAAATCACTGGCTAAAGGCTACCGGTGCTGTTGATGTGGCAGAAAATGATATCAATATAAAAAGTGCTGTAAATATGGAGCAAATATATAAATGGAATCCAGAGATTATTTACATAACCAACTTTACTGATGTACAGCCCGAGGATTTATACAATAATACAATTGATGGACAGGATTGGAGTAAAGTAAAGGCTGTACAGAACAAGCAGGTATATAAGATACCCCTTGGAATATATAGATGGTTCCCTCCCTGTGGAGATTCACCCCTTATGTTAAAGTGGCTGGCACAAAAGAATTATCCTAAAATATTTAATGACTATAAAATAGAGGATGAAATAAAGACCTACTATAAGGAATTTTATGATTATGAGCTGACCGATGATGAAGTAAATAAAATACTAAATCCATCGAGAGCAGCCTCTGAAGGATATAATTAG
- a CDS encoding ABC transporter substrate-binding protein: protein MSFKVYWNNVCLLSTKEEKYIGDSLKDSKKEDSIVFEYYGLGRRMGLREKIMEDLSENTIKADLVISTDLDIFQDKGLIPSESDRFSNIRGSMPLRAEISNSNIVDPSGIFAPFIIIPLIFVVNKNLIPEEKIPHSFEELLDPYYKNKIAFGGIHNSAGRSLLKSIWYLYGKEKAEEFAKNSIITSMPAAAFRKVMTGEAPISIVPTIFAMRSGINNITAIWPREGAVAIPSYYAFKKDSDPLCTKWILENILGKSHQELLTSAGAVIPCDPHVELPHLAKENDCRLLYPNWEFLHDFDDDYFYSLCEKHYEMII from the coding sequence ATGAGCTTCAAAGTGTATTGGAATAATGTATGCCTTTTAAGTACAAAGGAAGAAAAATATATAGGTGATTCCTTAAAGGATTCAAAAAAAGAAGATAGTATAGTTTTTGAATACTATGGTCTAGGAAGAAGAATGGGATTGAGAGAAAAAATTATGGAGGATTTATCTGAAAATACTATAAAAGCCGATCTAGTTATTTCAACAGATTTAGATATTTTTCAAGATAAGGGTCTAATCCCAAGTGAGAGTGACAGGTTTTCTAATATAAGGGGCTCAATGCCTTTAAGAGCTGAAATATCAAACTCTAATATCGTTGATCCTTCTGGGATTTTTGCTCCTTTTATCATAATTCCACTTATATTTGTGGTAAATAAAAATTTAATTCCAGAGGAAAAAATCCCCCATAGCTTCGAGGAATTACTTGATCCATATTATAAAAACAAAATAGCCTTTGGAGGGATACATAACTCTGCCGGTAGGTCTTTACTAAAATCTATATGGTATTTATATGGAAAAGAAAAGGCTGAGGAATTTGCAAAAAATAGCATTATTACTAGTATGCCAGCTGCCGCCTTTAGAAAGGTCATGACTGGTGAAGCTCCTATATCCATTGTTCCAACCATATTTGCAATGAGATCGGGAATAAACAATATCACTGCCATATGGCCTAGAGAAGGTGCCGTGGCAATCCCCTCATATTATGCTTTTAAAAAGGATAGCGATCCTTTATGTACTAAATGGATACTGGAAAATATCCTTGGAAAATCCCATCAAGAACTTTTAACATCGGCGGGTGCCGTAATTCCATGTGACCCCCATGTGGAGCTTCCACATTTAGCTAAAGAAAATGATTGCAGATTACTGTATCCTAATTGGGAGTTTTTACATGACTTTGATGATGATTATTTTTATTCCTTGTGTGAGAAACACTATGAAATGATAATATAG
- a CDS encoding ATP-binding cassette domain-containing protein produces the protein MFNRLMIVGGNDKTGSEEPVKRLTLEKGNIYTIVGPTGSGKTQLIEDIECLSDGFGLTKRKILLDDGLSPDDYRTSYQNRLVSHLSQNMHFILDMSVESFLKMRLQCTNFNNLSKSTQEIIQCANELSGEKIHGDYSLTKLSGGQSRALMIADVAINGTTPIILIDEIENAGIDRLKAMEILVDSHKIVLVVTHDPLLALYGDKRIVMKNGGISKIINRNQYEVGLLKDLHDINKITAGIRNDLRIGKELKKEGCYELQSVLE, from the coding sequence ATGTTTAATAGGTTAATGATTGTTGGAGGCAATGACAAAACAGGAAGTGAAGAGCCAGTGAAAAGGCTCACCCTAGAAAAGGGTAATATTTATACTATAGTTGGCCCCACTGGCTCAGGTAAAACCCAGTTGATTGAAGATATTGAATGCCTAAGTGATGGTTTTGGACTTACCAAACGTAAAATTCTTCTTGATGATGGTCTTTCCCCGGATGATTATAGAACCAGCTATCAAAATAGACTCGTATCCCATTTATCACAAAACATGCATTTTATACTGGACATGTCCGTAGAAAGTTTTCTTAAAATGCGTTTACAGTGTACTAATTTTAATAACTTAAGTAAATCCACCCAGGAAATCATCCAATGTGCCAACGAGCTTAGTGGGGAAAAAATCCATGGAGACTATTCATTGACTAAGCTAAGTGGAGGACAATCCAGAGCCTTAATGATAGCCGACGTGGCTATAAACGGAACCACTCCCATAATATTGATCGATGAAATTGAGAACGCCGGTATTGATAGGCTAAAAGCTATGGAAATTCTTGTAGATTCCCATAAAATCGTTCTCGTTGTTACCCATGACCCCCTATTGGCCCTATATGGTGATAAAAGAATAGTAATGAAGAATGGCGGTATATCAAAAATAATAAATAGAAATCAATATGAGGTAGGCTTACTTAAAGATCTCCACGATATTAATAAAATAACAGCTGGAATTAGAAATGATTTGCGAATAGGAAAAGAATTAAAGAAAGAGGGATGTTATGAGCTTCAAAGTGTATTGGAATAA